ATGTCGTTGTCGGACATGATGATGATACGATCGGACACAATTCCTGGGAGTCGCGAGAAGATCGGCTTTGCCAGTGTGGAAAGCATGCGACCCATCCTGCAGACGTATATCTTGTCGACGCATCCGGGGTAGAACTTGGCAATGCGAAGCGCGATGTCGGCCTGAAGGGTCATGTCAAGGTTGCGAATCATGCTGGCCTTGTCCTGGTTGATGAGCATGGCGATCTGACACCGTTTGCTCTCGGGTCGCAGTCGCGTGCCGTAGGTGACGAACATGTCGAAGTTCAGGCGACTCTCCTCGCGCCGAGACGCCAGCGGCTTGTCGCGCGCTGAGCACACGTAAAAAGTGACGCGGCCCACCTTGTCATTACCGATGATTTGAATGATACCTTTGCGCATATTTTCCATCATCCAGTCCGTCACATTGTACGTCGCTAGCTGCTCACGCTCAAAGTCagcacggcgccgcagctTCGCTACGGCCTCCTCGACTTTGAAGTTCTTGTTCTCCAGAAAACCATAGATCCAGCAGTCGAAGTAGTTGTGGCGAATTCCCATGCGCTGCTTCACCTCATCCACCTCCGCCTGATGGGCGTAGGCGACTGCGCCGATttcgagcagcaccggcgcatTCGACATGGCGTGCAaagggcaagagagaggcgcataAGTGGACGAAGACACCACAGAAGGCGAGTAAACCTCGCAGCGGATGTTCTCCAGCGAAGAAGAACGGTGGAAGCAAAGTGAGGCAGGGCCCCCACCAAAATTCAGCAGCTGAAtcagaggaggacgacgacgggcgagagagcagcaaaAGACAGAGATGAGCCACAACGGCACGCACAACGTGAGAGGCGGCCTCCTCAGAGACTGAAGGAGTAACACGAGAGAACAGTGCAGGAGACCAGAACAGAAGAatgaaaggggaggaggtaagggcaagaaggcagagaaggtgagctAGAAAGACTCCTTAGATGCATCGGTGCTCTAAGGGGTCGCACCCAGCGGAGGGTGAGCTGAGGGGTGACCGTGTGACGGTGATGTTACcaagagaagcgagaaaagggGTATTAGGACAAGGTCAGAAACTGCACACGTGTGATCCGCTAGACGCTGTGTCCCTGCACACCTTCTTCGGTGTAgaaggtggggggagaggggggagtgctGAAGAACGGGCACGGTGGCGTTTCTCGACCTTTTCCCTGCTGGTCCATCTCCGCGACCTCTCTGGGCTTTTTGTTTGCCTTTCGTCCTGACCTACGAGGGGACGCAATCGAGCGTGTACAGGACGAAGAGAAGTAGGGGGGAGTCGACAGTGGTGACTTTTCCAGAAGCCGAGGTGCACTGTGCAGATGAGTGGAGttgtcccctctctctctctcttggccCTTggcaggtgtgcgtgcgtcgttCTAGTTTGCCTTCTTTACCGAGTCTCCAGCAATCGTCCGCGCAgctgagggggggagaggggtcaTGACGGTAAGACCACAGAGAGGCACGACACGGAGAAAGCGAGGAAGATAGGCAAAGGGAGGGGTGCACACAGctgaaaaagaaaatgaagGAGGAAGGTGACATGCGACTGCCCGGCAGATGGTGCAGCTAGGGGACAGTCACAGGgctctgtgctgcagcgaggaCATCCGCCTCTGCCCTCCACATCTTTGGCGCCTCACTCACCATCGGCGATGGCACAGAGGCACGCGTACGCGAAtgggatggggaggggagagaggcagacagacaggcgATGACTGAAGGCAACGACGTAATTCGGAGATAAAACACCCAGGCAGgggtacacacacgcagagcgaCGGGACGAGAGAGACCAGCACGCGCGCCTATGGCCAACGCAAACAGGCGCAAGAACTCCACACGCCCACCCAAAGGGGGTGACTCAGTACAGAAATGTCTCTGCGCTCAGGCGCTCTTCCTCGGTCCTGCGCACACTCCTGTCACACAatggcgcgccgccgccgcccccctcctcagcaGGCACAACGctgtaaaaaaaaaaaaggcggcGGAGTGTCAAGCCGCAGGCCGcgcgtgcagagagaggaagagacggcCAGGGCCCCCAGGCGCTCATGTGGAAGCGACGTGCCTGCGACCCTCCACGTCACCACAAGCCGCCAGCAATGCCCTCGAGAAGAACTGCGGTCGAATGCAGTAGAGGGCGGAGCCATCGCACAGCACACGCTGGCTCACGGTGGAGTCCTGACCGCCGATATAGTTCAGCACCCCGTAGTAGGCACCGATGGAAAGGACGTACCTGTGGTACCCCTCGAAGGACACTCCGAGCTTGCGAGAGCAGTGCAGAAGACCAGGGGAGGCAAACACGATGGCCTGCGTCTTtgcctgcaccgccgccgccgagagGAAGCCgcccgccacgccgccgcccgtgAGGATGATTTTGGTTTGAAGCAGGTCCTTCTTGTAGTGCACGAAATCCCTGAGGTCCGTCGCGAGGTTCCGTGCCGCGAACGGGATCAGGCGGGTAGCGAAGGACATGATGTGCACCATGACATCGATCCAGTCATACGGCATGAAGATAGAGAGCGGGGACAGGGCGATAGCGTCGACCCAGCCTACCATGGCCACGATGGAGGACATGGCATAGCGGTTGTTCAGTACAAGGAGGGTCGTGTTCGCGGTGGCCGGCAGCAGGAACTCGTGCATCTCCCACGGCATGCCATCCGCCTCAAACTCCTTCACGACGCCGTTGTAGGTGATGCCGCGAGTGCCGAACCAGTTGTTGAAGTCAACGGTGCGCGTCACGTTTGTGCGGGCGCCGACAAGCTCCTTCAGCAGGGCAATGTCGACGACGCGAAACGAGTTGTCCTggcccagctgcagcgtgcacACTGGATAGCGGTGATAGAGCTCCAACTGTGACAGTGCCGTGGCACAGGGCGGGCCGCGGGCAAGACTCTGCGGTTTCGTGGTCATCAGTGACGTTCCGTACCACccgagcagcacgcacgaCACGCCGAGCAGCATCACCGCGGCGACGAGAAAGAAGGACGCGTGGATGTTGGCGAGGGTGCGGGGGGCAAAGATAATGTTCAGCACGTTGTGAATCATAATGGCAAGGCAGAACAGCCCCATGTGCCAGCCGACAAGAGGAAACACCATAATCCAGCATCCGCCGATATAGGTCATCACGATGATGTAGGAAacgcgcagcagccaacTTCGGCCCGGACGTCGCAGGCACGAGATCGCTAACGAAACGAAGGCGCCGTTCAGCACCGACGCGACAATTGCCGAGGTCCCATAGCGGTGGTTGTGGCTCTGGAAGCCCAGGGCAAAGGTCACGTAGCACCAGACAAGTGTCATCATCCACAGggtgaggcgcagcagcgacccgcTTAGCGAGTTCGACAGGGCGTCAGAGTAGTAGTGCACCACGTACGCCGCCACGAGAGTCGCTGTAAAGGTCGCGACATAGAGAAAGACAATGTGACTGAGCAGAAAGCTGATTCCGAGCAGCAGACTGATGACCAGCGGGATACCGCAGATGACGTAGGCGGAGGTCCGCAGCATGAAGCGCGCGTCGAGCTCCTTCAGCTGGTCTTTGGAAGCGTTGCCGAAATTGAGGGCCAACAAAAAGGGAAGCGCGGCAAGTCGGTTGTCCCTGTCACGCGTCGTGGGGGAAGCGAAGACGCcggtgaagaagaaaatgtGCGTGAAGGCGGTCACCAACAGCGCGCTGAGCCAGCCGGTCGCGAAAGAGACTTCGAGGCCGCGCAGCGGGTTGCTGTGCACCGCGTATACAAAGAAGATAATGAACTGGGTGATGACAAGCACAAAGAATAGGATGACCTCCGCCACAGTGCCCCAGTAACTCCCGAGATGCTCGAAGAGAGGGATGATGTTGCTGTTGTACACCGCAAGGAGGCAGTCCGCCGCACGCgtgcagagggaggcgccTTGGATGGCCACCATGAGCAGCACGGCGCCCAGCGGGAAGACGTAGAAGGGATTCGCAAAGAAGCCAAAGAAGAGCGTAATAATGATGCTGGCGCAGAAGACAGCGCAGAAGacaagggcggcggcgaagtaTATCATGTTGATCAGCGTGATGCCCACCAGGAGGAGTCGGTAGAGGGCGCGCAAAGGGTACGGGACACCGACGTACCACTTCCGATCCGACACATCCAACCCGCGAATGCCGAGCTCGGTGGTCGTCTTGAGACCGGAGGCGAAGTTGTCCAGGATTTTGTAGCGCTCGCCGCATTCGCTGCTTTCGACAGTcgtgcgccagcgcagcagctcgtcgaggaagaaaagcgcaAGGCTGCGTGgaagcggcgccaccactTCCGCCCACGGCATCGTCGCCCCGGCACCGGTCTCTTCTTTCCCAGTGCCGTCGTACTctggcaacagcagcgacgacctCTCCGTGAGACACGTCATCAGCGGCTTCAAGTCTGGGTGAGCACTCTGGTTCGCGTCGTCCATGTACTGCGACGAGACCCACAAGGATCTCATCGGCTCTgcggagagcgaggaaaCCGACTGCACGAGGGCGTCAGCCTGCGACGTCtttgcggcgccgctggtggcccCTTCCTCGTGTGCCGTTCCAGAGTCGATGCCAATGCTCTCCAGCTCGTAATCCTTGACGGTCAGTCCACGCTCGTTGACGGCCCGCTTCAGTTCCGCGTAGTACTTCTCCACCCGATCCGCATACGCGCTCCAGAGCCCCTCCTCGTCACACTTGTTCTGGCCGCCCAGCTCGActggcagcacctccgcaTCGAAGAgatccagcagcgcgccttGCTTGATGTCGGTGTCATCGATGATCTGAATTCGGTCGGCCACGATGGCGGGAAGGTGCTTGAAGATCGGCTTTGCCATGATGGCGAGCGTACGACTCATCTTGCAGATGTACATCTTATCCACCACACCAGGGTAAAACTTCGAGATGCGCAACGCGATGTCGGCCTGGAAAGTCATGTCAACGTTTTGCAAGAGGCTAGCGCCGTCCTGGTTGATGAGCATCACCATCTGGCAGCGCTTGTTCTCCTTGCGTAGGCGTGTGCCGTAGCTAATGATCATGTCGAAGGAGCGGCGCTTCTCGTCGCGGTACTTGGCCTGCGGGCGGTCGCGCCTTGTATTGATGTAAAAAGCTACACGCCCCGCCTTGTCTTTGCCAATTTCAAACATAATGCCCTGGCGCAGCGACTCGCGCATGTAGTCCGTCAGCTCGTACGAGGCGAGCTCATTCGCCTCCATCGCGAAGCGCCGGTGCAGCTTTGCGACCGTCTCATCAACGCTGAACTTTTTGTTCGCGAGGAAGCCGTAAATCCACGCATCGAAGTAGCCATGTTTGATGTCGAGCTGCTCCTTCACCCTATCGACCTCGTCGCGGTGGGAAATGGCGAGGGTGCCCAAGTCACTGAGGGAAGTGTATCCGGGCATCACGATTTCACGGCGCGTGTGGCACAGTAGGGAAGGAGAACTCGGTAGTAGTTGCCCAGTGAACAGATGGCGCCACAAGACAAAAAAGGCGGAGGGGCAATTTCTACGCTTCCCAGTggctcttctctgcttcgCACCTCGAGAGCGGTTACTATGAAGACTGAGGTAGTTTCAGTCATTTGGTAAAAGAACAGGCGGCCCTCGCAGTGCAGTCggcggggaggagaaggtgtCTGAGACGTGGGGAATGAGGACTGGTGGCGGAGACGTCGAGGACGACGGTCAAAGCTCCGTTTGAGGGACGCGTgggcacagctgcagggaTAAGGCGTTATGTCGCCGGAGTCCTTGGCCAGAGCGACGGTGGTTCGTCTGCTGGAGGGCGGCAGAGTACGTTATGGGAGCAACGAGAAAGGGGTGCATGCAGCGCGCAAAGAAGCATCGCCGGTGCACTCTCGCTTCGCACTCTTCACTTTCTTAACTTCTCGCAGTGATCCAGCGAATCCATACATGCAGGGCCAGACGCATCGTTAAAGCCAAAgtacacgtgtgcgtgtgtaggaAGTTGCATcgcacaaaacaaaaaaatagGAAGACATAAGGCGAGCATCAGCGATGCTCCCCGCGCAGACCAACAGTGAATGGGGTGGGgccgcggtgctggagaagagagagtcgCTCCACTGATACGCGTGATTCAACAAGACGAACAAATGGCGGATACGAACTCTACAAGGCAGGGGAGCGCGCAGAGCGTCAAAGTGAACGAAAAGTAAGGCTGAGAAtaagagcaagagagagagaccgagccatgagagagggagggagggaggggaccGAAGCAGACGTGAAGGTAGCCCATGCCCACTcgttgggggggggggggcgatgtATCATAACAAATTGCCcccttcgccagcgcctctCAAGTCACCCTCACCCTGGTCAGTACTTCCCTTTTTGGCTTCCTTCTCACCGTCCTGTCTCTCCCCACATGAGCGTGGGCGTTCCCTTGCGGGCTCCCTCGCCTTCAACGCTCCGATCAGCATGTCCGCATGATGAAAAAACTTCTCGCTTCCTTCTGCGCATTTTTGCACTGGCTCCGGCGGAGAGCAGATTAGAGAACGTCATCCAAACGAGACGCACGACAGCACTGCTAGCCAGTGGCGGGTCTGAGCATGGGTTGTCAGCCGTCGCCGACCCCCGGCAAGACCACACATGCCCAACCGCGCCAGGAGTACAAaatgaagaggagaaagagcagGTCGGAGCCTTGTCGAGAAGACACCCAGGACAGCACGAgtcgaagaggaaaaagaaagggcgGGGGACGCAGAAACACGGAACGGCAAAATCAAAGAGAGCGAATTCTGGTTCGAGACGCACTCAgctcgcacacacaggcacgtggcagcggcacctccacTCCTGTTGCACCCCCGAGAGGTCACGGAAAAGGAGAcgacggtgcagcgcagccgtgTGCCACGACTTCCCCGTGCACCGCGTCCACTCGTGGTCATCCAAGGGAAACGGCGGGTAGGGTAAAGTGAAAAGAAGGTGGCTTCGAGGCACGTGCGATGGCGACGCGTGAAGTGGGGCAAGCGGACGCCACAACGAACGAATGAAACAGCCACTTCACACTTCGCGGGTGgagaaacgaagaaaagagaatCGAAGCGacggaaaagaagggagggggaaatgGAGtagaagggaagggggggttGGTGCCAGCGGGGggtaggagagggggaagcggACTACgtcttccctctcctacTCCTTCGCGCCGCTAATGAAAGCAGCGGAACCCCTCCACGGgtaaagaaaagaagaagagttTAGCTAGCCCACGGTGTTTCAGTTCTCGTTCCGCTCTCCCcacagcacacgcaccacgATGAACACCTCGTTTGTGCCCTCTGCCCTTCTCGCCATTTCTCCTGCCCAGAGTGCTCAGTGAAGGTGtcagtggagagagaaagagggggggccAGGCGAGGGCAAACGTACAGCGGCAGGGGAGACGGAGCTCCAGCCGCGGCggggaagcagagaaagTGAAAATGAAAAACAACAAATTTTAAAGAAAAAACGAAGCGCGCAGAAAAGAATGGGAGAAGTGCACCCAAATACGGGACagtgaaggaggaaaaggcgccCACCCCCCTTGACACGTGTGGGTGCCATCGCGTCGATACGGCTGCAGGTTCTGGTGGTGACTCCGGGCTGGAGACACGTGTCGATCTGGGGGTCGTGCTTACAGAGGCGCCTCTCCTCATAGAGAAGAAAATTGCAATCGGTGCCTACCATGAAGAGAGGACAGCGCCGTAGATGGCAGCGCTCGTGCCCCACACCACGGCAATAACAccagccagcagcagtgcgtaGGTGCCAAGGAAGTGGCCCCAGCCAACGCGAGCGACCGAGAAGCCGCCCGAGTACATCATGAACAGCGATGGGAAGATGAAGCCAACGAAGCCCCCGCAGAAGCCACCCAGCAGACCAAAGACGGTGGTGATGCGCGGGATAAAGAGGCCGGCGGCGAGGGCCCCCGCAGCTTGTAGGGCACACAAGAGTGCATTCTTCCACCAGGGCACGCGAGATACATCGGTGCCTATCATGTAGTAGACACAGTCGCGGCAGGGTATCAGATGCAGAGCGAAGCCTACGCAGATTTTGAGCATCATGCCAGCGTACGAAACGGCCATGAGATGGTCCTTGAGGGGGTTGTACATGGCCAAGATGGAGTCGTTCACCTCAGGACCGAAGTCAAGATAGCCGAAGAGACCTGTCAGGAAGTAGAGCACGGCGCACAGCGACATTCCGAGGAGTGCTGACAAGAAGACGCGGTGAACGGAGAACTTGTACATCTCACGTGAGATCTCCGGCGCGTTCACCTGCGCTATGAAGGCAAACATGAGGCTCGACAAGCCATTGATGGCCGTGTTGCCGGTTTGGAAAGAGACAAGGTCGTCCCTCATGCCGCGCTCCTGCAGGCTCTGGGCAGAGTGAATGACACACGTGATGGTGAAGAAGACAACAAAGAGGATGGCCACTGTCGACACAATGCGCAGCGAGTTGATCTCCTTCAGCACGCACATGGGGAGTATCACGACGATCCACAGCATCGATGTAATGAGCCGATAGCCCGGCTCGGACTTGATGTAGTCCGAGGCAGCTGGCGAGTTCTTCAGGAAGCCGGTGAGGATACTCTTGAGGGCAATGATGTACGAGACATCACCGCCAAAGCAAAGCACCCACATGACAAAGACCACAAAGTAGTCCCAGCCGCGGCCCATCAAGCGGCGCGCGATGATCTCCCAGTTGTACAGCGCGGTTTTGTGCGACACAatggcgagcagcacaaaGGAGTACACCGCCATGGTCACCACGACCATCAAGTAGATCACAGCCATCCCTATTCCACTCATCTGAAAGGCCGCAGGGAGTCCGATGATGCCGCCACCAATCGTGGAGCTGGCGATGCTGAAGGCCGAGGAGAGGATGCCACCATACGGCATGATCACCTGCAGTATCCGCAACACGGGATTGgtggtgtggcggcggcgccacacaCGGTCCTCACGGTCGCGTCGCTCCGCCTCAAGGATCTGCTGCGCGATGTCTACGTTAGCCAATTGCCGCTTGTACCCTTCTGCTACTGGCTCACGCTCATcgctgagcgaggaggactcAAGCTTCTTGGATTCCTTGGTTTTACAGTCCGCGTCGCTATCTCCCACCTCAACCTCATCCGCCAGGTAGTCCTGGTTGAGGTCATCGTTCAGCATGTTCAGCCCGTCCTCGCCGTACTCCGGCGGGTCTTCTGGCATGTTGTCCAGGACCGCCCGGTCCTGCTCGTGCTTAAGATGCAGCGCATCGTTAGCGCTGTGGTTTCCTCTGGTCGGCATATCTCACGTTGCGTTGGTTTGTCGAGGTACACAGAGGGAAGTGGGGAAAGTGTTGGTGCAGGTGGATGAGCCTGTGCGCTCCTTACAACTCTTTCACTGCCTTGGTTTTCACTTCTTGGGCCTCTTACTTGATGAGCTCACATGCGCAGTCCAGACAAGACTCGAGAGCAAGTCGTAGGCGATAGGGGAGCGAGGTggcgacgcacacgcaggtcaaagaaggcggtgtgcgtgttgcgCGTATACGaccgaaggaggagggaggagttggaggag
The DNA window shown above is from Leishmania panamensis strain MHOM/PA/94/PSC-1 chromosome 31 sequence and carries:
- the AAT1.1 gene encoding amino acid transporter, putative (TriTrypDB/GeneDB-style sysID: LpmP.31.0320); the encoded protein is MPTRGNHSANDALHLKHEQDRAVLDNMPEDPPEYGEDGLNMLNDDLNQDYLADEVEVGDSDADCKTKESKKLESSSLSDEREPVAEGYKRQLANVDIAQQILEAERRDREDRVWRRRHTTNPVLRILQVIMPYGGILSSAFSIASSTIGGGIIGLPAAFQMSGIGMAVIYLMVVVTMAVYSFVLLAIVSHKTALYNWEIIARRLMGRGWDYFVVFVMWVLCFGGDVSYIIALKSILTGFLKNSPAASDYIKSEPGYRLITSMLWIVVILPMCVLKEINSLRIVSTVAILFVVFFTITCVIHSAQSLQERGMRDDLVSFQTGNTAINGLSSLMFAFIAQVNAPEISREMYKFSVHRVFLSALLGMSLCAVLYFLTGLFGYLDFGPEVNDSILAMYNPLKDHLMAVSYAGMMLKICVGFALHLIPCRDCVYYMIGTDVSRVPWWKNALLCALQAAGALAAGLFIPRITTVFGLLGGFCGGFVGFIFPSLFMMYSGGFSVARVGWGHFLGTYALLLAGVIAVVWGTSAAIYGAVLSSW
- a CDS encoding hypothetical protein (TriTrypDB/GeneDB-style sysID: LpmP.31.0310); amino-acid sequence: MPGYTSLSDLGTLAISHRDEVDRVKEQLDIKHGYFDAWIYGFLANKKFSVDETVAKLHRRFAMEANELASYELTDYMRESLRQGIMFEIGKDKAGRVAFYINTRRDRPQAKYRDEKRRSFDMIISYGTRLRKENKRCQMVMLINQDGASLLQNVDMTFQADIALRISKFYPGVVDKMYICKMSRTLAIMAKPIFKHLPAIVADRIQIIDDTDIKQGALLDLFDAEVLPVELGGQNKCDEEGLWSAYADRVEKYYAELKRAVNERGLTVKDYELESIGIDSGTAHEEGATSGAAKTSQADALVQSVSSLSAEPMRSLWVSSQYMDDANQSAHPDLKPLMTCLTERSSLLLPEYDGTGKEETGAGATMPWAEVVAPLPRSLALFFLDELLRWRTTVESSECGERYKILDNFASGLKTTTELGIRGLDVSDRKWYVGVPYPLRALYRLLLVGITLINMIYFAAALVFCAVFCASIIITLFFGFFANPFYVFPLGAVLLMVAIQGASLCTRAADCLLAVYNSNIIPLFEHLGSYWGTVAEVILFFVLVITQFIIFFVYAVHSNPLRGLEVSFATGWLSALLVTAFTHIFFFTGVFASPTTRDRDNRLAALPFLLALNFGNASKDQLKELDARFMLRTSAYVICGIPLVISLLLGISFLLSHIVFLYVATFTATLVAAYVVHYYSDALSNSLSGSLLRLTLWMMTLVWCYVTFALGFQSHNHRYGTSAIVASVLNGAFVSLAISCLRRPGRSWLLRVSYIIVMTYIGGCWIMVFPLVGWHMGLFCLAIMIHNVLNIIFAPRTLANIHASFFLVAAVMLLGVSCVLLGWYGTSLMTTKPQSLARGPPCATALSQLELYHRYPVCTLQLGQDNSFRVVDIALLKELVGARTNVTRTVDFNNWFGTRGITYNGVVKEFEADGMPWEMHEFLLPATANTTLLVLNNRYAMSSIVAMVGWVDAIALSPLSIFMPYDWIDVMVHIMSFATRLIPFAARNLATDLRDFVHYKKDLLQTKIILTGGGVAGGFLSAAAVQAKTQAIVFASPGLLHCSRKLGVSFEGYHRYVLSIGAYYGVLNYIGGQDSTVSQRVLCDGSALYCIRPQFFSRALLAACGDVEGRRHVAST